DNA sequence from the Acidobacteriota bacterium genome:
CAGGCTGGTGAGCGGCGCCGACAGGAAGGCCGAGGCGATGGCGAGGGGGTGCGCCAGGGCGAGGGCCGCGCCGATGGCGCTGGGGATGCCGTTGGCGAGAATCCAGTAGACGATGTTGTCGCCGGCGGCGGCGCCGCCCTGCTGGAATCCGATGTAGACGATAGCGCCGACGATCATCGCCGGTATGCCCCAGCCGATCCATTTCCAGATCGGAGAGATCGGCGGGATCACCTCCAGCTCTTCCAGATCCGCCTCGGCCGTGGCTTGCAGTACTTCGACCATGCCCGCCACATGGCCGGCGCCGACCACCGCCACCAGCTTGTCGCCGGGGGTGTCGCGGATCTTCTCGGCCAGGTAGACGTCGCGCTCGTCGATCAGCACCTCTTTCAGGGCCGGCATCGCCTGGCCCAGCTCCGCCATCATCTCGTTGAGAACGTCCTTCTGGCGGATCTCGCGGAGCTGCTCCTCGGAGATCTCCATGTCGTCCAGCAGGCCGGTGACGATGGAGGCCATCAGCCACAGTTTCTTGAAAAAGCCCACCCGGCGCCAAGCCCGCCGCAGGGTGATCCGGATGTCGCGGTCGCACAGGGCGACCGGAATGCCCAAGGCTTGGGCGGTCTTCGCCGCGGCCAGCAGCTCGCTACCCGGGGTGACCCCGATCTGGCCGCCGAGTTTCTTCTGGTAGGCCCCGAGCAGCAGATTGACCAGCAGGGTGCTGAGCTGCTTGTTGCGGATGACCTCTTTGATGTCTAGGTTTTCCCAGCGTGTTTCCTGGGAGAGGGACTCGAAACGCCGTTCGTCCAGTTCCACGCACACCCGGTCCGGCCGTTCGTCTTCGATCACCTGGTGGACCAGGTCGGCAGACTCCTGAGAGATATGCGCGGTTCCGATCAGGATGATCTGGCGGCCGTCCGATGCGAGGCGATGGACGTCCTGGGAGGGTTCTTCGGTGGCTTGGTCTTCGGTCATGGGGCAGGCTCCGGGTCGCCGCGGATCCTAGCAGGGTGTGAGGTCGGACTGGACACCGTGG
Encoded proteins:
- a CDS encoding TraB/GumN family protein, with the translated sequence MTEDQATEEPSQDVHRLASDGRQIILIGTAHISQESADLVHQVIEDERPDRVCVELDERRFESLSQETRWENLDIKEVIRNKQLSTLLVNLLLGAYQKKLGGQIGVTPGSELLAAAKTAQALGIPVALCDRDIRITLRRAWRRVGFFKKLWLMASIVTGLLDDMEISEEQLREIRQKDVLNEMMAELGQAMPALKEVLIDERDVYLAEKIRDTPGDKLVAVVGAGHVAGMVEVLQATAEADLEELEVIPPISPIWKWIGWGIPAMIVGAIVYIGFQQGGAAAGDNIVYWILANGIPSAIGAALALAHPLAIASAFLSAPLTSLTPVIGAGYVVAFVQAYFRPPKVKEFQSVGDDFMRPKRWWGNKLLRILLVFILTGLGSMLGSVVGGWEILTNLFQ